One Flavobacteriales bacterium genomic region harbors:
- the rpmB gene encoding 50S ribosomal protein L28 — protein sequence MARICDITGKKVMVGNNVSHSNRKTKRKFYPNLQTKKFFIPESGEWITLKVSASALRTIDKNGITSVLKKALENDNVLL from the coding sequence ATGGCAAGAATTTGCGACATAACAGGTAAGAAAGTAATGGTTGGAAACAATGTTTCTCACTCTAACAGAAAAACCAAAAGAAAATTTTACCCAAACTTACAGACTAAGAAATTTTTTATTCCAGAGTCTGGCGAATGGATTACTTTAAAAGTATCAGCAAGTGCGCTAAGAACTATTGATAAAAATGGTATCACTTCAGTATTGAAAAAAGCATTAGAAAACGATAACGTATTGTTGTAA
- the rpmG gene encoding 50S ribosomal protein L33, whose protein sequence is MAKKGNRVQVILECTEHKASGQAGTSRYVTTKNKKNTPDRMELKKFNPILKKMTVHKEIK, encoded by the coding sequence ATGGCTAAGAAAGGAAATAGAGTTCAAGTGATTTTAGAATGTACAGAGCACAAAGCATCTGGACAAGCAGGTACATCTCGTTACGTTACTACAAAGAACAAAAAGAATACACCGGACAGAATGGAGTTGAAAAAGTTCAATCCAATTCTTAAAAAAATGACGGTTCACAAAGAAATTAAATAA
- a CDS encoding M1 family metallopeptidase: protein MKKLILLTILFQSLFAYSQEFGRKDSLRGFLSPERLCYDVNYYHLKISVDPEEKFIKGYSEIHFEAQSDFELIQIDLFDNMRISEILFEGRTQNYTREFNAVFVNFDTIVKKGQQSYIRVYYEGNPRVAINPPWDGGFSWDKDKNGKDWIGVSCQGLGASSWWPNKDHQSDEPDSMLISCQVPAGLQCISNGNLRFHDLRKSTKLYNTYHWFVSYPINNYDISLNIGDYSHFSDEYISGVDTLALDYYVLPYNLEKAKKQFQSVKPMLHCLEKYLGPYPFWNDGFALVETPYLGMEHQSAIAYGNQYKLGYLGNTRFTAGLGFDYIIIHESGHEWWGNSITANDIADMWIQETFCTYAEVLYVECTYGYDAMIKYVKNQMSMAQNRRAIVGTPDVHHKGSSDMYAKGSAFLHTLRSHVENDTLWFDIIKSMTNHFKHQTIDGRDVLDYINDKSGRNFDMLYQQYLYTPKLPELEYKLSGWGKRKTLKYRWNAINGFDMPIKVTLENGKFDWIYPEKEWKEMKLSIWRKDFQIADHLFLIDVKKLQ, encoded by the coding sequence ATGAAAAAACTCATTTTACTTACAATTCTATTTCAATCTTTATTTGCTTATTCTCAAGAATTTGGTAGGAAAGATAGTTTGCGAGGGTTTCTTTCTCCTGAACGGTTATGCTATGACGTAAACTATTACCATTTAAAAATATCTGTAGATCCAGAAGAAAAATTCATTAAAGGTTATTCTGAGATACATTTTGAAGCCCAATCTGATTTTGAACTAATTCAGATTGATTTATTTGATAATATGCGTATTTCGGAAATCCTTTTCGAAGGGAGAACGCAAAATTACACTAGAGAATTCAATGCTGTATTTGTCAATTTTGATACTATAGTAAAAAAAGGACAGCAGAGTTATATCAGAGTCTACTATGAAGGTAATCCTAGGGTAGCTATTAATCCCCCTTGGGATGGAGGTTTTTCCTGGGATAAAGACAAAAATGGTAAGGACTGGATAGGAGTTTCTTGTCAGGGCTTAGGAGCTAGTTCGTGGTGGCCCAACAAAGACCATCAGTCCGATGAACCTGATAGTATGCTGATAAGTTGTCAAGTTCCTGCTGGTCTGCAATGCATCTCAAATGGAAATTTACGTTTTCACGACTTACGCAAATCCACTAAGCTATACAACACTTACCATTGGTTCGTGTCATATCCTATTAATAATTACGATATCTCTCTTAATATCGGTGATTATTCACATTTTTCTGATGAATACATAAGTGGTGTGGATACCTTAGCGTTAGATTATTATGTTTTACCCTATAATTTAGAAAAAGCAAAAAAGCAATTTCAGTCGGTTAAACCTATGCTTCATTGTCTTGAAAAATACCTAGGTCCTTATCCTTTTTGGAACGATGGTTTTGCTCTAGTAGAAACACCTTATTTAGGCATGGAACATCAAAGTGCTATTGCCTACGGCAATCAATATAAACTGGGTTACCTGGGCAATACACGTTTTACCGCTGGATTAGGATTTGATTACATTATTATTCATGAAAGTGGTCACGAGTGGTGGGGTAATAGTATTACGGCTAATGATATTGCTGATATGTGGATTCAAGAAACCTTTTGCACTTACGCTGAAGTTCTGTATGTAGAATGTACGTATGGCTATGACGCTATGATTAAATATGTTAAAAATCAAATGTCTATGGCTCAAAATAGAAGAGCAATAGTAGGAACGCCAGACGTTCACCACAAGGGAAGTAGCGATATGTATGCTAAAGGAAGTGCATTTTTACACACTCTAAGAAGTCATGTAGAAAACGACACTTTATGGTTTGATATCATTAAATCAATGACTAATCACTTCAAGCATCAGACTATTGATGGCCGTGATGTTTTAGACTATATAAATGATAAAAGTGGTCGTAATTTTGATATGTTGTATCAGCAATATTTATATACACCAAAATTACCTGAGTTAGAATATAAACTCAGTGGTTGGGGTAAGAGAAAAACACTTAAATACAGATGGAATGCTATTAACGGCTTCGATATGCCTATAAAAGTGACTTTAGAAAATGGTAAGTTCGATTGGATTTATCCTGAAAAAGAATGGAAAGAGATGAAATTATCTATTTGGAGAAAAGATTTTCAGATAGCAGACCATTTATTTTTGATTGACGTTAAAAAGCTTCAATAG
- a CDS encoding DUF4295 domain-containing protein, with protein sequence MAKKAVASLQKRGAKDFTKVIKMTKSEKTGSYGFKSEIVPKDKVNEFLAKK encoded by the coding sequence ATGGCAAAGAAGGCAGTAGCATCTTTACAGAAAAGAGGAGCAAAAGATTTTACAAAAGTAATCAAGATGACTAAGTCTGAGAAGACAGGTTCTTACGGTTTTAAATCAGAAATCGTTCCTAAAGATAAAGTGAACGAATTTTTGGCTAAGAAATAA
- the ftsY gene encoding signal recognition particle-docking protein FtsY, which produces MGIFGFFSKDKKDKLDKGLEKTKENVFGKLSRAVAGKSKVDEEALDDIEEALITSDIGVETTLKIIERLEERVAKDKYLDANEINAFLKDEISQLLEESNNTDEVNFVVPETDGPYVIMVVGVNGVGKTTTIGKLAHQFKKEGKKVVLGAADTFRAAAVDQLVIWSERVGVEIVKQDMGSDPASVAFDTVQSAKTKGADVVIIDTAGRLHNKVNLMNELTKIRNVMTKVIPNAPHDVMLVLDASTGQNAIEQAKQFTLATKVDSLALSKLDGTAKGGVVIGISDQFKIPVRYIGVGEGIEDLQVFNKKEFVDSLFN; this is translated from the coding sequence ATGGGAATATTTGGTTTTTTTTCAAAAGATAAAAAGGATAAACTCGATAAAGGTTTAGAAAAAACGAAAGAAAATGTTTTCGGTAAGTTATCACGTGCCGTTGCCGGTAAGTCTAAAGTAGACGAGGAGGCTCTTGACGACATAGAAGAAGCTTTAATCACTTCAGACATAGGTGTTGAAACGACTCTTAAAATTATTGAAAGACTAGAGGAAAGGGTGGCAAAAGATAAATACCTCGATGCCAATGAAATTAATGCCTTTCTTAAAGATGAGATAAGCCAATTACTAGAAGAAAGTAATAACACTGATGAAGTAAACTTTGTGGTGCCTGAAACAGATGGTCCTTATGTTATTATGGTAGTCGGTGTTAATGGTGTTGGCAAAACAACAACCATTGGGAAGTTGGCTCATCAATTTAAAAAAGAAGGCAAAAAAGTAGTTCTAGGTGCTGCCGATACCTTTAGAGCTGCTGCTGTAGATCAATTAGTTATTTGGTCTGAAAGAGTAGGAGTAGAGATAGTAAAGCAAGACATGGGCTCTGACCCTGCATCTGTAGCTTTTGATACGGTACAATCTGCTAAAACTAAGGGGGCTGATGTAGTCATTATTGATACGGCAGGTCGATTGCATAATAAAGTCAATCTGATGAACGAATTGACTAAAATTAGAAATGTAATGACTAAGGTTATCCCTAACGCTCCACACGATGTAATGTTAGTTCTAGATGCTTCTACAGGGCAAAACGCTATTGAACAAGCCAAACAATTTACCCTTGCAACAAAAGTAGATTCATTAGCTTTAAGTAAGCTAGATGGTACTGCTAAAGGTGGTGTGGTTATTGGTATTTCTGATCAATTCAAAATACCTGTTCGCTATATAGGTGTAGGAGAAGGAATAGAAGATTTACAAGTGTTCAATAAAAAAGAGTTTGTGGACTCTTTATTCAACTAA